Proteins encoded together in one Pectinophora gossypiella chromosome 20, ilPecGoss1.1, whole genome shotgun sequence window:
- the LOC126376168 gene encoding methyl-CpG-binding domain protein 4-like isoform X1 has product MNTPIIDSTTMAEEHCVSRFFLEDTKNASMKSPNRLLLSPTKDVDASQNLSQSSMDSDTDILSLSQLTIDEQEPISIQPFYNITPREMPISPHYVFEEEFSTNPWALLIATIFLTKTSGKNARRYIKSFFEEYPTPYHVLDEKPSALEIFFDNLGLRKRGAMIWKLSYQFVSSKWRRASDLCGIGKYGEDAYRIFCLGHTDLDPGDRYLKLYLDWLRGHTGFLQDNGVTDSECIIEDPVLKYYTITLRDFV; this is encoded by the exons ATGAACACGCCAATTATAG ATTCCACAACAATGGCAGAGGAACATTGTGTGAGCAGATTTTTCCTGGAAGACACCAAAAACGCCTCTATGAAGAGCCCAAATAGATTGTTGTTATCTCCAACAAAAGACGTTGACGCTTCGCAGAATTTAAGCCAGAGCTCCATGGATTCCGATACAGACATACTAAGCTTATCACAACTCACCATAGACGAACAAGAACCTATAAGCATACAGCCATTCTACAATATAACGCCTAGAGAAATGCCAATATCACCGCACTACGTATTTGAAGAAGAATTCTCTACAAACCCCTGGGCGCTTTTAATAGCAACGATCTTTCTGACGAAAACTTCGGGCAAAAACGCCAGGCGCTACATTAAAAGTTTCTTTGAAGAGTACCCAACTCCTTATCATGTGTTAGACGAAAAACCGTCGgctttagaaatattttttgataactTAGGGCTAAGGAAACGAGGAGCAATGATTTGGAAGTTAAGTTATCAGTTCGTGTCGTCGAAATGGCGTCGGGCAAGTGATCTGTGTGGCATAGGGAAATATGGGGAGGATGCGTACAGAATATTCTGCCTTGGTCACACAGATCTGGATCCTGGTGATAGGTATTTAAAGCTGTATTTGGACTGGCTGCGAGGGCACACTGGGTTTTTGCAGGATAATGGAGTGACAGACAGCGAATGTATCATTGAAGATCCGGTTTTGAAGTACTATACGATAACTTTACGAGATTTTGTCTAA
- the LOC126376168 gene encoding methyl-CpG-binding domain protein 4-like isoform X2 — protein sequence MAEEHCVSRFFLEDTKNASMKSPNRLLLSPTKDVDASQNLSQSSMDSDTDILSLSQLTIDEQEPISIQPFYNITPREMPISPHYVFEEEFSTNPWALLIATIFLTKTSGKNARRYIKSFFEEYPTPYHVLDEKPSALEIFFDNLGLRKRGAMIWKLSYQFVSSKWRRASDLCGIGKYGEDAYRIFCLGHTDLDPGDRYLKLYLDWLRGHTGFLQDNGVTDSECIIEDPVLKYYTITLRDFV from the coding sequence ATGGCAGAGGAACATTGTGTGAGCAGATTTTTCCTGGAAGACACCAAAAACGCCTCTATGAAGAGCCCAAATAGATTGTTGTTATCTCCAACAAAAGACGTTGACGCTTCGCAGAATTTAAGCCAGAGCTCCATGGATTCCGATACAGACATACTAAGCTTATCACAACTCACCATAGACGAACAAGAACCTATAAGCATACAGCCATTCTACAATATAACGCCTAGAGAAATGCCAATATCACCGCACTACGTATTTGAAGAAGAATTCTCTACAAACCCCTGGGCGCTTTTAATAGCAACGATCTTTCTGACGAAAACTTCGGGCAAAAACGCCAGGCGCTACATTAAAAGTTTCTTTGAAGAGTACCCAACTCCTTATCATGTGTTAGACGAAAAACCGTCGgctttagaaatattttttgataactTAGGGCTAAGGAAACGAGGAGCAATGATTTGGAAGTTAAGTTATCAGTTCGTGTCGTCGAAATGGCGTCGGGCAAGTGATCTGTGTGGCATAGGGAAATATGGGGAGGATGCGTACAGAATATTCTGCCTTGGTCACACAGATCTGGATCCTGGTGATAGGTATTTAAAGCTGTATTTGGACTGGCTGCGAGGGCACACTGGGTTTTTGCAGGATAATGGAGTGACAGACAGCGAATGTATCATTGAAGATCCGGTTTTGAAGTACTATACGATAACTTTACGAGATTTTGTCTAA
- the LOC126376172 gene encoding jmjC domain-containing histone demethylation protein 1: MSETLPNNKKQVPRQLRERKQRKLYSDEWALGDDEAEGGRGFSLADKLESPRFEHSGSVHEMHGSELTVSYLQKHGFTTPLLFKDKLGLGLRVPTSNFTVNDVRMCVGSRRLLDVMDVNTQKNIEMTMKDWQRYYDDPNKERLLNVISLEFSHTRLENYVQAPRIVRQIDWVDTVWPRHLKDQQTESTNALDDMMYPKVQKYCLMSVKGCYTDFHIDFGGTSVWYHILRGAKVFWLIPPTEKNLQLYEKWVLSGKQSDVFFGDTVEKCIRVHLQAGHTFFIPTGWIHAVYTPSDSLVFGGNFLHQFGIEKQLKIAQVEDVTKVPQKFRYPFFTEMLWYVLDRYVSSLLGRSHLAPEGQSTPPTPPKEHIHLTQNELHGLKAIVMYLHQLPAARKSVPELLSDPIALVRDVRTLVETHRHDKQHQAITGVPVLKGPDDVSSAERRQNSARGGRGGAARGGPARPRPDHAANTPRRRRTRCKKCEACQRTDCGECVFCHDMVKFGGLGRAKQTCVMRQCLQPMLPVTASCAVCHLDGWMQTPVAPQAKGNSGRNGPSSLRECSVCYSIVHPACVPPGGQINEDLPNSWECPTCTNMGLNHDYKPRHFRARQKSSDLRRMSVSSDASQLSQHHNMQNKLPPPPPPAPVKSEPGSDNEGKSDLHIKSEEEIKREEEGGAGRGEGEWEPAVKKRRASDEDEAPKKQALRAHLALQLTHHSAKGLKKPLYPIRPALPASSLTNTAGSPWLDRDAMLCVFAKLTPHELAGCALVCKAWAEYSMDPSLWRSMSFVQVRVSAAQLAGIARRQPLSLGLEWCHLARRQLAWLLARLPALRSLSLAGSPAEAALALRSSTCPPLTSLDLSFARCLDDAKLRGILAPPENSRPGGGARTGAEPSRLAALSVLRLPGTDITDVAMRYVVQALPKLVELDASSCARLTDAGAAQLAHHGLQRLSLAGCRLLTEAALDHLARCPNLIRLDLRHVPLVSTQAVIKFAAKSKHNLHVKDVKLVELRKT, translated from the exons ATGTCGGAAACACTGCCGAACAACAAAAAACAAGTTCCGAGGCAGCTG CGTGAACGTAAACAACGCAAGCTCTACTCTGATGAGTGGGCCCTCGGGGACGATGAGGCTGAAGGTGGCCGAGGATTCTCCCTTGCTGACAAGTTGGAGAGCCCCCGCTTTGAACACTCTGGCTCGGTCCATGAGATGCATGGCTCAGAGCTCACCGTATCATACTTGCAGAAGCATGGGTTCACCACACCCTTGCTTTTCAAAGACAAGCTGGGATTGGGGTTGAG GGTGCCGACGAGCAACTTCACGGTGAACGATGTGCGCATGTGCGTCGGTTCCCGCCGGCTGCTCGACGTCATGGACGTCAACACGCAGAAGAACATAGAGATGACTATGAAG GACTGGCAACGTTATTACGACGACCCGAACAAGGAGCGCCTATTGAACGTGATCTCTCTTGAATTCTCCCACACACGCCTGGAGAACTACGTGCAGGCGCCACGCATCGTGCGCCAGATCGACTGGGTCGACACAGTCTGGCCGCGTCACCTCAAAGACCAACAg ACCGAGTCTACAAATGCTCTGGACGACATGATGTACCCCAAGGTGCAGAAATACTGTCTGATGTCTGTCAAGGGGTGTTACACTGACTTTCACATCGATTTTGGAGGCACTTCCGTTTGGTATCACATCTTAAGAG GCGCTAAGGTGTTCTGGTTGATCCCGCCGACTGAGAAAAACTTGCAGCTGTATGAGAAATGGGTGCTGTCGGGCAAACAGTCGGACGTGTTCTTCGGGGACACAGTTGAGAAGTGCATTCGCGTACAT CTGCAAGCTGGGCATACATTCTTTATTCCGACGGGTTGGATCCACGCGGTGTACACGCCGAGCGACTCGCTGGTCTTCGGCGGCAACTTCCTGCACCAGTTCGGCATCGAGAAGCAACTCAAGATCGCGCAAGTTGAAGACGTTACCAAG GTGCCACAGAAGTTCCGCTACCCGTTCTTCACGGAGATGCTGTGGTACGTGCTGGATCGCTACGTGTCCTCCCTGCTGGGCCGCTCGCACCTTGCGCCTGAGGGACAGTCCACGCCGCCCACACCGCCTAAAGAACACATACATCTCACACAGAACGAACTACACGGACTCAAG GCGATTGTGATGTATCTGCATCAGCTGCCGGCGGCGCGCAAGTCGGTCCCCGAACTGCTGTCCGACCCCATCGCGTTGGTGCGTGATGTTCGCACGCTGGTGGAGACACATCGCCACGACAAGCAACACCAGGCCATTACTGGCGTGCCTGTGCTCAAAG GCCCGGACGACGTGTCGTCGGCGGAGCGGCGCCAGAACAGcgcgcgcggcgggcgcggcggcgcggcgcgcggcggcccGGCGCGCCCGCGCCCCGACCACGCCGCCAAcacgccgcgccggcgccgcaCTAG GTGCAAGAAATGTGAAGCCTGCCAACGCACAGACTGCGGCGAGTGCGTGTTCTGCCACGATATGGTCAAGTTTGGCGGACTCGGACGTGCCAAGCAGACCTGTGTTATGCGACAGTGCTTACAG CCTATGCTCCCAGTGACCGCGTCCTGCGCGGTGTGCCACCTCGACGGCTGGATGCAAACACCGGTCGCGCCGCAAGCTAAGGGCAACTCGG GTCGCAACGGCCCGTCCTCTCTACGCGAGTGTTCAGTGTGCTACAGCATCGTGCACCCGGCCTGCGTGCCGCCCGGCGGGCAGATCAACGAGGACCTGCCCAACTCGTGGGAGTGCCCCACCTGCACCAATATGGGGCTCAATCATGACTACAAG CCGCGCCATTTCCGCGCTCGCCAGAAGTCGTCGGATCTGCGCCGCATGAGTGTCAGCTCCGATGCCAGCCAGCTCAGTCAACATCACAACATGCAG AATAAACTGCCTCCACCGCCACCGCCAGCTCCGGTGAAGTCGGAACCCGGTTCAGACAATGAGGGCAAAAGTGATCTACATATCAAGTCTGAGGAAG AAATAAAGCGCGAGGAGGAGGGCGGCGCTGGCCGCGGCGAGGGCGAGTGGGAGCcggcggtgaagaagcggcgcGCCAGCGACGAGGACGAGGCGCCCAAGAAGCAGGCCCTGCGCGCGCACCTGGCGCTGCAGCTCACGCACCACTCCGCCAAG GGGCTAAAGAAGCCGCTGTACCCGATCCGGCCGGCGCTGCCCGCCAGCTCCCTGACCAACACGGCGGGCTCCCCGTGGCTGGACCGCGATGCCATGCTGTGCGTGTTCGCCAAGCTCACGCCGCACGAGCTCGCCGGCTGCGCGCTCGTCTGCAAAGCCTGGGCAGAGTACTCC ATGGACCCGTCGCTGTGGCGCAGCATGTCGTTCGTGCAGGTGCGGGTGTCGGCGGCGCAGCTGGCGGGCATCGCGCGCCGCCAGCCGCTGTCGCTGGGGCTCGAGTGGTGCCACCTGGCGCGGCGCCAGCTCGCCTG GCTCCTAGCGCGTCTCCCAGCGCTGCGCTCCCTGTCCCTGGCCGGCTCGCCCGCCGAGGCGGCGCTGGCGCTCCGCTCGTCCACGTGTCCTCCGCTCACGTCCCTGGATCTCTCCTTCGCGCGGTGCCTGGATGATGCTAAGCTACGCGGCATCCTCGCGCCTCCGGAGAACTCGCGGCCCGGAGGTGGGGCCCGGACTGGAGCGGAGCCGTCGCGTCTGGCGGCATTGAGTGTGCTGCGGCTGCCCGGCACTGACATCACTGACGTCGCCATGAGATATGTTGTTCAG GCGCTGCCGAAGCTGGTGGAGCTGGACGCGTCGTCGTGCGCGCGGCTGACGGACGCGGGCGCGGCGCAGCTGGCGCACCACGGGCTGCAGCGGCTgtcgctggccggctgccggcTGCTCACCGAGGCCGCGCTCGACCACCTCGCGCGCTGCCCCAACCTCATCCG ACTTGATCTCCGACACGTGCCGCTGGTATCAACGCAGGCGGTCATCAAGTTCGCTGCCAAATCCAAGCATAATCTGCACGTGAAGGATGTCAAGTTGGTGGAGTTGCGGAAGACCTGA